In Syntrophorhabdaceae bacterium, a single genomic region encodes these proteins:
- a CDS encoding ATP-binding protein: protein MNQAELIGKIIEISHSNLELAARINAILNIISQDLGFDEAIVYTFDKDKRLTCRYANQKSTLFGILSHYRCHIGEGVVGSVAQRRSPQYFTFKDISPRFGCLFYPELDDHLEKFRTFSFLPLSDDSYLFGVIVLCSLGRDSLQDQEKVLLSVISRELGGILRAFELILSSKKRISELAMLSELGKVLTSNVGPYELLKNIALIIAKSLSASFVSVKLEYPLLKLETQRFTYGIIDPAAKDYVDQLEKSAIKLLRPVSLRNGSQEQFDNPPAFSLYSAPILSKNRVLGTITLCGEKSDQQHSIEENGQYIINTISNYISSGLENTLLNTRLRNVVRELTDAQKRLIEQEKFRSLGEMTANIAHEIKNPLVIIGGFTKRLAKKMQNDHTENRYIDIILNEVSRLETILNEILHYVKENQPFEESCKIQDFLEDILYILSSDPSWESIKIVRDFDVAVEPVSCDSQQIKQVFINLLMNAFEAMGGTGSMSMKIRKVMYNEQPFAAVSITDTGGGIDPAIIDNIFNPFFTTKERGTGLGLAISNKIITNHKGHIEVENVAGKGATFIVYLPMKNNMVQEEFA, encoded by the coding sequence ATGAATCAAGCGGAACTGATCGGTAAGATCATTGAGATCTCGCACTCGAACCTCGAGCTGGCTGCGAGGATCAATGCGATCCTCAATATCATCTCGCAGGATCTCGGGTTCGACGAGGCCATAGTCTACACCTTCGACAAGGACAAGCGTCTTACCTGTCGATATGCGAACCAGAAAAGCACGCTTTTCGGAATATTGAGCCACTACCGGTGCCACATCGGAGAGGGCGTCGTCGGCAGCGTGGCGCAGAGGCGCTCCCCCCAGTACTTCACCTTCAAGGACATTTCGCCGAGATTCGGCTGCCTCTTCTATCCCGAACTGGACGATCATCTTGAAAAATTCAGGACCTTCTCCTTTCTTCCCCTGTCCGACGACAGCTACCTCTTCGGGGTCATCGTTCTGTGTTCACTTGGGCGCGATTCCCTCCAGGATCAGGAGAAGGTCCTCCTGTCCGTCATATCCCGCGAGCTTGGCGGTATATTGAGGGCTTTCGAACTCATCCTTTCATCGAAAAAGCGCATCAGCGAGCTGGCAATGTTGTCGGAGCTGGGTAAGGTCCTCACATCGAACGTGGGGCCCTACGAGCTTCTTAAGAACATTGCGCTCATCATTGCCAAGTCGCTCAGCGCCTCTTTTGTATCCGTCAAACTCGAATATCCCCTTCTCAAACTGGAGACGCAGCGCTTTACCTACGGCATAATCGATCCCGCCGCGAAGGATTACGTGGACCAGCTCGAAAAATCGGCCATCAAGCTCCTGCGCCCCGTCTCCCTGAGGAACGGCTCGCAGGAACAATTCGACAATCCCCCTGCGTTTTCCCTTTACTCGGCGCCAATTCTTTCCAAGAACCGGGTCCTCGGCACGATCACGCTTTGCGGCGAAAAATCGGACCAGCAGCACAGTATCGAGGAGAACGGTCAGTACATAATCAATACCATATCGAACTACATATCAAGCGGGCTTGAAAATACCCTCCTCAACACGCGGCTGAGAAACGTGGTACGCGAATTGACAGACGCCCAGAAAAGACTGATCGAACAGGAAAAGTTCCGCAGTCTTGGTGAAATGACAGCCAATATTGCCCACGAGATCAAGAACCCCCTTGTCATTATTGGCGGCTTCACCAAACGTTTGGCCAAAAAGATGCAGAACGACCACACGGAGAACCGTTATATCGACATCATTCTCAACGAGGTCTCACGCCTCGAGACGATCCTCAACGAAATACTCCATTATGTAAAAGAGAATCAGCCCTTCGAGGAATCCTGCAAGATCCAGGACTTCCTTGAAGATATTCTGTACATCCTGTCTTCCGACCCCTCGTGGGAATCGATCAAGATCGTCAGGGATTTCGACGTTGCCGTGGAGCCGGTTTCCTGCGACAGCCAGCAGATCAAACAGGTCTTCATCAATCTCCTGATGAATGCCTTCGAGGCCATGGGCGGCACCGGATCCATGTCAATGAAGATCCGGAAAGTGATGTATAACGAACAGCCCTTCGCCGCGGTGTCGATAACCGATACGGGAGGAGGCATCGACCCCGCCATCATCGACAACATATTCAACCCCTTCTTCACGACAAAAGAACGCGGCACCGGTCTTGGTCTTGCAATATCCAACAAGATCATCACGAACCACAAGGGACACATCGAGGTTGAGAACGTGGCTGGAAAGGGAGCGACATTCATCGTCTATCTCCCCATGAAAAATAACATGGTGCAAGAGGAGTTCGCATGA
- the glgA gene encoding glycogen synthase GlgA, producing the protein MKILIASPEIFPFVKTGGLADVTGALPKALRDLGVDVRVILPKHKGIEELGFPIRYSNHRISCQVSQSFVDAEIVESEYDGITAYLVEKDEYYYRDYLYSTPDGDYLDNAERFIFFAKSILETIKVTGFVPDVLHCNDWETALAPVFLKTVHQNDPELSRVATLMTIHNLGYQGIFWHYDMHLLNVGWEYFTPDSLEFFGHINFLKGGIVFADLLSTVSKQYSREIQTPDFGCGLDGVLTTRREDLYGIVNGIDYGDWNPETDKHLPGRYSAEKRGNKAACKKALQQAFDLPVSPNMPLAATISRLADQKGFDLIADSLEKMNDLGMQYVVLGTGERKYHDLFTALAKKFPASFSIRIAYDNKLAHLMEAGADMFLMPSRYEPCGLNQLYSLKYGTVPVVRGVGGLEDTIIDLSSFPETGTGFKFYEYTKEAMLDAIARALSLYKDKTAWANLITRCMKEDFSWEKSAREYVELYRKAMAKHESSGTDR; encoded by the coding sequence ATGAAGATATTGATTGCTTCTCCCGAGATATTTCCCTTTGTGAAAACGGGGGGCCTTGCCGATGTCACCGGAGCCCTCCCGAAGGCCTTGAGAGACCTCGGGGTGGACGTCCGGGTCATCCTCCCCAAGCACAAGGGCATAGAGGAGCTTGGCTTTCCCATCCGGTACAGCAACCACCGGATATCCTGCCAGGTGTCGCAGTCTTTTGTCGACGCCGAGATAGTTGAGAGCGAATACGACGGCATAACGGCCTATCTCGTCGAAAAGGACGAATACTATTACCGTGATTACCTCTACAGCACGCCCGACGGCGATTACCTCGACAACGCCGAGCGCTTTATCTTTTTTGCCAAGAGCATCCTGGAAACCATCAAGGTGACGGGGTTCGTCCCCGATGTTCTCCATTGCAACGATTGGGAGACGGCCCTCGCGCCGGTCTTCTTGAAGACCGTCCACCAGAACGACCCCGAGCTCAGCCGCGTGGCGACCCTTATGACGATCCACAATCTCGGATACCAGGGGATATTCTGGCACTATGACATGCATCTTCTCAACGTCGGCTGGGAGTACTTTACGCCTGACTCCCTGGAATTCTTCGGCCACATAAATTTTCTCAAGGGCGGCATCGTCTTCGCAGACCTCTTGAGTACGGTGAGCAAGCAGTACAGCAGGGAGATCCAGACACCCGATTTCGGCTGCGGGCTCGACGGTGTCCTCACCACACGGCGGGAGGATCTCTACGGGATAGTCAACGGTATAGACTATGGGGACTGGAACCCCGAAACGGACAAGCACCTTCCCGGCCGCTACAGCGCAGAGAAGCGGGGGAACAAGGCGGCGTGCAAGAAGGCCCTTCAGCAGGCCTTCGATCTGCCCGTCAGCCCGAATATGCCGCTGGCGGCGACCATCTCCCGGCTTGCGGACCAGAAAGGGTTTGACCTCATCGCCGACTCCCTCGAAAAGATGAACGACCTCGGCATGCAATATGTCGTTCTGGGCACGGGCGAACGAAAATATCACGATCTCTTCACGGCACTGGCAAAGAAGTTTCCCGCATCCTTTTCGATAAGGATAGCCTATGACAACAAGCTGGCGCATCTCATGGAGGCAGGGGCTGACATGTTCCTCATGCCCTCCCGGTATGAACCCTGCGGACTGAATCAACTCTATAGCCTGAAATATGGCACCGTCCCTGTTGTCAGGGGCGTGGGCGGGCTCGAGGATACGATCATCGACCTGTCGAGTTTTCCCGAAACCGGAACGGGTTTCAAGTTCTATGAATATACGAAAGAGGCGATGTTGGACGCCATCGCCCGGGCACTGTCCCTGTACAAGGACAAGACGGCCTGGGCGAACCTTATCACCCGCTGTATGAAGGAAGACTTCTCCTGGGAAAAATCGGCCCGTGAATACGTTGAACTTTACAGAAAAGCAATGGCGAAGCATGAATCAAGCGGAACTGATCGGTAA